In Nitrospiria bacterium, the DNA window TCAACACACGCGATGAGCCCCATGCCGATGCGGTTAAATACCGCCGCTTGCACGTCATCGTCGGGGACGCGAACATGGCGGAATACTCCACCTACATCAAACTCGGGGCGACGGCCATTTTATTGACCCTAATTGAAGAGAAGTGGCCGTTGCCGGAGCTCGAACTGGAGGATCCGGTTCGTTCCATCAAAGATGTGTCGCGCGATATTAGTTTAAAGGCAACGATTCGGTTATCGGATGGTCGGAAGTTCACGGCGGTTGAAATTCAACGTCTCTATCTTGAAGCGGCCCATCGTTTCTTTGAGAAACATGAGTTGGATCAAACGACGCGGGATGTCTTGAAGAAGTGGGAAGAGATTCTAGACCGGCTTGAAGAAGATCCCATGCAGCTTTCCCGACAGATTGATTGGGTAATCAAACTGAAATTGATTCAGTCGTATATGGAAAGAAAAAAGTGCGGATGGGGGGATTCTCGACTGGCAATGATGGATCTCCAATATCACGACCTTCGTCCTGAAAAAGGACTTTACTCCTCCATGGAGAAGGACCATTACGTGGACCGTATCACCACGGACCGAGAGATTGAACAGGCTGAGCAGAATCCACCGCCGGACACTCGGGCCTATTTCCGAGGAAGTTGCCTGAAGAAGTTTCCCAAGGACGTGTATGCGGCCAGCTGGAGCTCGATCCTTTTTGACGTTGGAAATACGACCATCAAAAAGGTTCCCTTAATGGAACCGCTGCGCGGAACAGAAAGTCTGACCCGGACGTTGTTAGAGTCCGCTCAGTCCGTCGAGGAAGTCCTGGGCCGCCTGAGCATGTAAAGTAAGGGGGTGAGCAACCTTGTCCAAGCAGGAACACAAAACAGACCGAAAAAAAGAATCCGGTAAAAAGGAAGACGAAACGGGGGCCAGTTCAAAGAGCGCCGAGAAGGGGAAAAAGATCAAGGAGGACCTCGATAAGCTCATGGATAAAATCGACGACGTGCTGGAGGAAAACGCGGAAGAGTTCGTCAAGAACTACGTCCAAAAGGGTGGAGAGTAAGGGTGGATTTCAAATTCAAAGGTTCGTTTCAAGATCCGGGACCCAGTTTTTATGACTGGGTTTCGTCCCGCCAGCCTGACGCACTGCCGGGTGTCCGTAAAGACACGGTGGGAGGCGGGAGCGATCGGCCTCCGTCTGCGATGGTGGTGCACGGGACGACCGTCCTGGCCTTGAAGTATCGGGACGGGGTGATCATCGCCGGGGATCGCATGGCGACGGAAGGCTACCAGGTGTCGGCTCGCCGAATTGAAAAAGTCTATAAGGTAGATGAGCATTCCGCAATCGCCATTGCCGGTGCCGCCGGACCCTGTATTGAACTGGCCCGGCTGTTTCAAACCGAATTGGAACATTACGAAAAATTGGAAGGTACGGAGTTATCGACGGATGGAAAGGCCAATAAACTGGCCCAGATGGTGAAAGGCAATCTCCCGATGGCTTTCCAGGGTTTGATTGTTATCCCGATATTCGTCGGCTACGATCTGAAGCGGAACGAGGGGCGGATTTTTAAATATGATATTACCGGTGGGCGGTATGAAGAGACCGACTATTTTTCGACCGGTTCCGGCGGAAAGGACGCCCGAACGACGATGAAGAAAATGTATCAATCCGATATGGCCGAAAATGAAGCGGTTCGGACGGCCTTGGTGGCTTTATACGATGCGGCGGAGGAAGATATCGGCACCGGAGGACCGGATTTGGTTCGGGGTATTTATCCGACCGTAAAGACGGTGACGGTCAAAGGCGTCATCGATATCGACGGGAACCAAATCCGCCAAACCTATGAGCAGCTGATCGAGAACCGGAAGCGAGGAGCCTGAAATGGCCTTTCCGTATTATGTCTCACCCGAACAAATGATGCAAGACAAGGCGGAGTATGCCAAGAAGGGCATCGCCAAAGGCCGATCGATCATCGCCATGGAATATCAGGACGGGATTTTGATGGTGGCGGAAAATCCAAGCACCTCGCTGAATAAGATTTCGGAGATTTACGACAACATCGCATTTCTAGGGGCGGGGAAATACAGCGAGTTTGAGAATTTGCGAAAGGCGGGTATCCGACACGCGGATCTAAAGGGTTATATGTATAGCCGAGAAGATGTCACGGCGAAATCCTTGGCCAATGCCTACTCGCAGGCCCTGGGAACGACTTTTAGTCAAGAAGTCAAGCCGCTGGAGGTGGAGATCGCCGTGGTCGCCGTTGGAGAAAATGGGCAATCGGGAGAGATTTATCGCATTTCTTTCGACGGCAGCATTACGGATGAACGGGGTTTTACGGTGATCGGTGGACGGTCGGAGGCCATTACGGCATTTTTGAAGGACCGTTACAAAGTGGGTGTTCCTCTGTCGAAGACGCTGGAGCTGTGCAAGGAGGCCATGGAAAACAGCTCAGGCCAGCGGATCGCTGTTCAGAGTCTGGAGGTGGCGGTGCTGGACCGGAACCGTCAAGGCCGAAAATTTCGGCGATTAACGGCCGACGAGATCACGGAGTTGATCCATCCGCAATAGGACGGGTTTTATGAAACAGCGCATTTTTGGACTTGAAAATGAATACGGTTTGATCTTTTCTCCAAACGGTAAGGTCTATCTCCCGGTGGAAAAAGTGCTGGGTTATATCTTTGAAGGTTTAATTCCGAACAGTTGGCCCTCGAACGCCTTCCTGGTCAATGGGGCCCGATTCTACCAGGATACCGGATGTCACCCCGAGTACTCCACCCCCGAGTGTGATAACATCTTCGATCTGGTTACACACGACAAAGCGGGGGAACGCCTGGTTGAGGGTTGTCTGCCGTTGGCCGAAGAACGGCTCAAAGAAGAAGGCCTCAACGGAGAAATTTTTATATTCAAGAACAACACCGACTCGATGGGAAACACCTATGGATGCCATGAGAATTACCTGATGAGACGGGATGTGGATTTTTGGAAGGTCACGGAGCAGTTGATCCCTTTCTTTGTTACCCGTCAGATCTATGCCGGGGCCGGCAAACTCCTTAAGCTCTCCGGTAAAACGCACTATTTCCTTTCCCAACGTGCCCAGCATATCCATGAAAAAACCTCGTCCTCGACCACTTCGTCCCGGAGCATCATCAATACCCGTGACGAACCCCATGCGGATGCGGAGAAATATCGGCGTCTTCACATCATCATCGGAGACTCCAATATGTCCGAATTCACAACGCTGATGAAGGTTGGAGTCACCGCCGTGGTATTATCCATGATCGAGGAAGGCTACACCGTTCCCAACATCGAGTTGGAGGACCCGGTGAAGGCCATCCGAGAGATTTCGAGAGATACGACCCTCAAGCGCCGGGTGAAATTGGAAGACGGGCGAGAATTGACGGGAATCGAGATCCAGCGGCTGTATCTGGATCGTGCCTATGATTATTTGGCATCCACCGAAGTCGATTCCATCACCGAGAACATGGTTAAAAAATGGGAGGAAATCCTGAATAAGTTGGAAGAGGATCCGATGCAGCTCTCCCGCCAGATCGATTGGGTGATGAAAAAAGAGCTGATGGTTTCCTATATGGAGAAAAAGGATTGCGGGTGGGACGATCCTCGCATCTTGCTGATGGACCTCCAATATCACGATGTGAACCGGTCGCGAGGTTTGTACTATATCCTGGAAAAAATGGATATGGCTGAAAGAGTCGTCGAAGAGGGGGATATTCAGTTGGCGATGAATGAACCGCCTCAAACCACTCGGGCCAAAATCCGGGGAGATTTCATCCGATTCGCCCGAGAAAAGAACCGTTCTTATACGGTGGACTGGACTTACCTTAAACTGAATGGCTACTGGGAGGAAACCATTCTTTGCATGGATCCGTTCAGTTCGTCCGATAGGAGGGTCGAGGAATTAATCGCTGCAGCTTCCGGCCACAGGTTTTCAAGGTAGGCTTCCCGCTCTTCCTTGCGAGTCTCCTCTTGTTGACGGTGGGAGGGAAAGCGCCATCCCAGCCCGCCGAGACTCTATCCCAAACACGAGTGAAAGCAAATTCGGATGTCCCCCTGCGCGTCAAACAAGGGGAGGTGTTTTTTTTCACCGTGCAAGTCGGCGATCGTGTTGTCTCCGTGCAGGGTCGGTTGCATGGCCGAACGTTTCCCTTTTTTAAAACAGAGATCCCAAGGCAGTTCGGGGCGTTAATCGGTATCGATCTGGCGGACCCTCCTTCTCGAGAGGATCTGGATGTCGAAGTTGCAAAAGAAGGCGGCTCTGTGGAACAGCGTCATTACACCGTCGATGTGCTTCCGGCCCATTTTAAGACGCAGGACTTGATCGTCCCTAAAAATTACGTGGACCTGGATGAAGAGACGGCCAAGCGCGCCGCAGAGGAACAGGAGAAGATTTTGCAATCCCTCAACAAGGTGACGGGGCAGAAGTATTGGGACGGCCGTTTTATCATGCCGGTGGAGGGAAAAATCGCCGGGAGTTTTGGACTGAGGCGGATCATCAACGGTGAGCCCCGATCCCCGCACAGCGGAGAGGACATCAAGGCACCCAAAGGCACGGAGGTCCATGCAACCAACGAGGGGGTGGTGGCCTTGGTGGGGGAGTTCTTCTTTAGTGGAAAAAGCATCATCCTGGATCATGGCCTCGGGCTCTATACCATGTATTTTCATCTGGATGAAGTTGATGTCGCCGAGGGCCAGAGCGTTCATAAGGGAGCGGTGTTGGGTAAAGTTGGAGCCACCGGCCGCGCGACGGGCCCGCATCTCCATTGGGGAATGCGAATCGACGGGGCCCGTGTCAATCCGTTGTCCGTCTTGAATATTGAATGAGGTTTTCGCCTTGAACGTGGCCTTGACCATCGCCGGTTCGGATCCGACAGGCGGCGCCGGAATTCAAGCCGACCTAAGGACGTTTGCCGATCTGAATATCCACGGAACCGCCGTGCTCGCTTCCCTGACGATCCAGAACACCCTGGGGATTCAGGAGGTGGTCAAGATTCCTCCCGACCTTCTCCGGAAACAGATCGCGACTCTCTTGGACGACGTAACCGTTCAAGCCGTAAAAACGGGCATGCTCTTGGATGGAGAAAGCATCGAGATCATCGGCGAACTTCTGAAAAAATATCAGCTCGAGAGCTACGTCTTGGACCCGATTGTTCGTTCTTCCACCGGCTATTTGATTCTAAAGAAGGACGATGTCGAATTATTGAAAAAGGTGTTGTTGCCGCTCGCCCTTTTAGTCACTCCAAATCTCAAGGAGGCCGAGGCCCTGACGGGACTGTCGGTCCGGACCGAAAAGGAAATGGAACGGGCGGCGATGGAAATCCATGCCATGGGACCCCGGTATGTTTTAATCAAAGGAGGACATCTCGAAGGCGATGCCGCCCTCGATCTGCTGGTGGGGGATTCGA includes these proteins:
- the dop gene encoding depupylase/deamidase Dop; amino-acid sequence: MIKRILGTETEFGIATHNPEALDPVSTSLLLINNYPHLPSTRVLWDYEHENPLLDVRGFEIEGERERPGPDYNRLLNKVLANGGRLYVDGAHPEYSTPECTNPRDVLIYEKTGDRILSQCCEHASRINEQDKIVLYRNNTDGKGNSYGYHENYLVDRTVPFEWLMKHLIPFFVTRQIYAGSGKVGAENRMPPVPYQISQRADFFETVVDLNTMVKRPIINTRDEPHADAVKYRRLHVIVGDANMAEYSTYIKLGATAILLTLIEEKWPLPELELEDPVRSIKDVSRDISLKATIRLSDGRKFTAVEIQRLYLEAAHRFFEKHELDQTTRDVLKKWEEILDRLEEDPMQLSRQIDWVIKLKLIQSYMERKKCGWGDSRLAMMDLQYHDLRPEKGLYSSMEKDHYVDRITTDREIEQAEQNPPPDTRAYFRGSCLKKFPKDVYAASWSSILFDVGNTTIKKVPLMEPLRGTESLTRTLLESAQSVEEVLGRLSM
- a CDS encoding ubiquitin-like protein Pup, producing the protein MSKQEHKTDRKKESGKKEDETGASSKSAEKGKKIKEDLDKLMDKIDDVLEENAEEFVKNYVQKGGE
- the prcB gene encoding proteasome subunit beta — encoded protein: MDFKFKGSFQDPGPSFYDWVSSRQPDALPGVRKDTVGGGSDRPPSAMVVHGTTVLALKYRDGVIIAGDRMATEGYQVSARRIEKVYKVDEHSAIAIAGAAGPCIELARLFQTELEHYEKLEGTELSTDGKANKLAQMVKGNLPMAFQGLIVIPIFVGYDLKRNEGRIFKYDITGGRYEETDYFSTGSGGKDARTTMKKMYQSDMAENEAVRTALVALYDAAEEDIGTGGPDLVRGIYPTVKTVTVKGVIDIDGNQIRQTYEQLIENRKRGA
- the prcA gene encoding proteasome subunit alpha — encoded protein: MAFPYYVSPEQMMQDKAEYAKKGIAKGRSIIAMEYQDGILMVAENPSTSLNKISEIYDNIAFLGAGKYSEFENLRKAGIRHADLKGYMYSREDVTAKSLANAYSQALGTTFSQEVKPLEVEIAVVAVGENGQSGEIYRISFDGSITDERGFTVIGGRSEAITAFLKDRYKVGVPLSKTLELCKEAMENSSGQRIAVQSLEVAVLDRNRQGRKFRRLTADEITELIHPQ
- the pafA gene encoding Pup--protein ligase — translated: MKQRIFGLENEYGLIFSPNGKVYLPVEKVLGYIFEGLIPNSWPSNAFLVNGARFYQDTGCHPEYSTPECDNIFDLVTHDKAGERLVEGCLPLAEERLKEEGLNGEIFIFKNNTDSMGNTYGCHENYLMRRDVDFWKVTEQLIPFFVTRQIYAGAGKLLKLSGKTHYFLSQRAQHIHEKTSSSTTSSRSIINTRDEPHADAEKYRRLHIIIGDSNMSEFTTLMKVGVTAVVLSMIEEGYTVPNIELEDPVKAIREISRDTTLKRRVKLEDGRELTGIEIQRLYLDRAYDYLASTEVDSITENMVKKWEEILNKLEEDPMQLSRQIDWVMKKELMVSYMEKKDCGWDDPRILLMDLQYHDVNRSRGLYYILEKMDMAERVVEEGDIQLAMNEPPQTTRAKIRGDFIRFAREKNRSYTVDWTYLKLNGYWEETILCMDPFSSSDRRVEELIAAASGHRFSR
- a CDS encoding M23 family metallopeptidase codes for the protein MEQRHYTVDVLPAHFKTQDLIVPKNYVDLDEETAKRAAEEQEKILQSLNKVTGQKYWDGRFIMPVEGKIAGSFGLRRIINGEPRSPHSGEDIKAPKGTEVHATNEGVVALVGEFFFSGKSIILDHGLGLYTMYFHLDEVDVAEGQSVHKGAVLGKVGATGRATGPHLHWGMRIDGARVNPLSVLNIE
- the thiD gene encoding bifunctional hydroxymethylpyrimidine kinase/phosphomethylpyrimidine kinase, whose protein sequence is MALTIAGSDPTGGAGIQADLRTFADLNIHGTAVLASLTIQNTLGIQEVVKIPPDLLRKQIATLLDDVTVQAVKTGMLLDGESIEIIGELLKKYQLESYVLDPIVRSSTGYLILKKDDVELLKKVLLPLALLVTPNLKEAEALTGLSVRTEKEMERAAMEIHAMGPRYVLIKGGHLEGDAALDLLVGDSKIQRFRKARVRNRRLHGAGCVFSAAITAGLAAGLTVQQAVRKAKGFVHRAIRSSVSIGHGRQLLNLTSD